A stretch of the Papaver somniferum cultivar HN1 chromosome 6, ASM357369v1, whole genome shotgun sequence genome encodes the following:
- the LOC113290073 gene encoding uncharacterized protein LOC113290073 isoform X2, producing the protein MMYSFAIRTFRCSFKREKLMMAKEYLRKASFPRSPNGEGGSYDVNGKELRPSLGWTSEMGWTAPISKGTHALRAQLEAAKYDVIKYCTGLNTMIDV; encoded by the exons ATGATGTACAGTTTTGCTATTAGGACTTTCCGATGTTCTTTTAAGAG ggagaagctaatgatggctAAAGAATACCTGCGCAAAG CTTCATTCCCGAGATCTCCCAACGGTGAAGGAGGATCTTATGACGTCAATGGAAAAGAGTTACGCCCATCCTTGGGTTGGACCTCAGAGATGGGTTGGACTGCACCCATATCCAAG GGGACTCATGCCTTGAGGGCTCAACTGGAAGCAGCAAAATATGATGTGATTAAGTATTGCACTG GACTGAATACGATGATAGATGTGTGA
- the LOC113290072 gene encoding S-norcoclaurine synthase 2-like isoform X1, giving the protein MRYELINEFDVNASADDVWEVYSSPNLPKLIVDLLPGVFERIDFIEGNGGLGTVLRLVYPPGTVPRTYKEKFVTIDKSKRLKEVQQIEGGYLDMGVTFYMDSFHIIEKVGCDSCTIKSTTKYEINDDELAKKVSPLISVDSLVNMARGISKYVLKNQSHKHQPKKEVHEHGHPSADEGKHVHPGSE; this is encoded by the exons ATGAGGTATGAGCTTATCAACGAATTCGACGTGAATGCATCAGCAGACGATGTATGGGAAGTTTATAGCTCTCCTAATCTTCCTAAACTGATCGTCGATTTACTTCCAGGTGTGTTTGAGAGGATAGATTTTATTGAAGGAAATGGTGGTTTAGGTActgttcttcgtcttgtatatCCTCCAG GAACTGTTCCGCGAACTTACAAGGAGAAGTTCGTGACAATAGATAAGAGCAAACGTTTGAAAGAAGTGCAACAGATTGAAGGAGGATACTTAGACATGGGGGTAACATTCTATATGGATAGCTTCCATATCATTGAGAAAGTTGGTTGTGATTCATGCACTATCAAATCGACTACAAAATATGAAATCAACGATGATGAACTTGCGAAGAAAGTTTCTCCTCTTATCAGTGTAGATTCCCTTGTTAATATGGCTAGAGGCATCTCCAAATATGTTCTTAAGAATCAGAGCCATAAACATCAGCCTAAGAAAGAAGTGCATGAACATGGGCATCCCAGTGCCGATGAGGGCAAACATGTACATCCAGGGTCAGAATGA
- the LOC113291785 gene encoding uncharacterized protein LOC113291785 has translation MQECFQNTPPVKEFKVEYDFCVASLMANPKSKDADLRGLGVISMQHVYKMQLLFILISEVLLGLALPSPLTKQNGDFFQLTGISLAITNMIK, from the exons ATGCAAGAATGCTTCCAAAACACGCCTCCAGTCAAAGAGTTCAAAGTTGAATATGATTTCTGTGTCGCATCTCTGATGGCAAACCCTAAGAGTAAAGATGCTGATCTTCGGGGACTCGGAGTAATATCAATGCAACATGTCTACAAAATGCAACTTCTGTTCATTCTTATATCG GAAGTTCTTCTTGGTCTCGCTTTGCCTTCTCCATTGACCAAACAAAATGGCGATTTCTTCCAGCTGACTGGAATTTCTCTTGCCATTACTAATATGATAAAATAA
- the LOC113290075 gene encoding uncharacterized protein LOC113290075, protein MMYSFAIRTFRCSFKREKLMMAKEYLRKASFPRSPNSKGGSYDVNGKELRPSLGWTSEMGWTAPISKGTHALRAQLEAAKYDVIKYCTGTPYTRLCLYGLNTMIDV, encoded by the exons ATGATGTACAGTTTTGCTATTAGGACTTTCCGATGTTCTTTTAAGAG ggagaagctaatgatggctAAAGAATACCTGCGCAAAG CTTCATTCCCGAGATCTCCCAACAGTAAAGGAGGATCTTATGACGTCAATGGAAAAGAGTTACGCCCATCCTTGGGTTGGACCTCAGAGATGGGTTGGACTGCACCCATATCCAAG GGGACTCATGCCTTGAGGGCTCAACTGGAAGCAGCAAAATATGATGTGATTAAGTATTGCACTGGTACACCGTACACTCGTCTTTGTCTCTATG GACTGAATACGATGATAGATGTGTGA
- the LOC113290072 gene encoding S-norcoclaurine synthase 2-like isoform X2 — translation MRYELMNEFDVNASADDVWEVYSSPNLPKLIVDLLPGVFERIDFIEGNGGLGTVLRLVYPPGTVPRTYKEKFVTIDKSKRLKEVQQIEGGYLDMGVTFYMDSFHIIEKVGCDSCTIKSTTKYEINDDELAKKVSPLISVDSLVNMARGISKYVLKNQSHKHQPKKEVHEHGHPSADEGKHVHPGSE, via the exons ATGAGGTATGAGCTTATGAACGAATTCGACGTGAATGCATCAGCAGACGATGTATGGGAAGTTTATAGCTCTCCTAATCTTCCTAAACTGATCGTCGATTTACTTCCAG GTGTGTTTGAGAGGATAGATTTTATTGAAGGAAATGGTGGTTTAGGTActgttcttcgtcttgtatatCCTCCAG GAACTGTTCCGCGAACTTACAAGGAGAAGTTCGTGACAATAGATAAGAGCAAACGTTTGAAAGAAGTGCAACAGATTGAAGGAGGATACTTAGACATGGGGGTAACATTCTATATGGATAGCTTCCATATCATTGAGAAAGTTGGTTGTGATTCATGCACTATCAAATCGACTACAAAATATGAAATCAACGATGATGAACTTGCGAAGAAAGTTTCTCCTCTTATCAGTGTAGATTCCCTTGTTAATATGGCTAGAGGCATCTCCAAATATGTTCTTAAGAATCAGAGCCATAAACATCAGCCTAAGAAAGAAGTGCATGAACATGGGCATCCCAGTGCCGATGAGGGCAAACATGTACATCCAGGGTCAGAATGA
- the LOC113290073 gene encoding uncharacterized protein LOC113290073 isoform X1 produces MMYSFAIRTFRCSFKREKLMMAKEYLRKASFPRSPNGEGGSYDVNGKELRPSLGWTSEMGWTAPISKGTHALRAQLEAAKYDVIKYCTGTPYTRLCLYGLNTMIDV; encoded by the exons ATGATGTACAGTTTTGCTATTAGGACTTTCCGATGTTCTTTTAAGAG ggagaagctaatgatggctAAAGAATACCTGCGCAAAG CTTCATTCCCGAGATCTCCCAACGGTGAAGGAGGATCTTATGACGTCAATGGAAAAGAGTTACGCCCATCCTTGGGTTGGACCTCAGAGATGGGTTGGACTGCACCCATATCCAAG GGGACTCATGCCTTGAGGGCTCAACTGGAAGCAGCAAAATATGATGTGATTAAGTATTGCACTGGTACACCGTACACTCGTCTTTGTCTCTATG GACTGAATACGATGATAGATGTGTGA